In Thermodesulfobacteriota bacterium, the genomic stretch GCGTGGTTGAAGCAGAAGGTGCAGTCGAACGGGCAGCCGCGGCCGCCGATAAAGGCCCTCTGGGAACGGTTCAGGAAAGGATATTTGCCTGCGTAAAGGGTCCTGTCCGGGAATGGCAGCTCGTCAAGGTCCTCGATAAGGGGTCGCGGCTCGTTCCTGGTAATCCCGTCTTTCGTCTTGAACCAGAAGTTCCGGATGGAGAGGATGTCCTCTCCCCTGTCGAGCCTTTCGGCAAGTTCAAGGAGCGCGTACTCTCCTTCGCCCCTGCAAACGGCGTCTACAGGCTCCTCCTCTATGACCTGGGGGAAGTATGTCGCGTGCGCGCCGCCGAAGACCGTCATCACAGGCGCGGCCTTCTTGAGCCTGGAGGCGAACTTCAATGCCCAGATGTGCGCGCCCGTGGTGCAGGGGAAGCCCGCAATATCCGGACGGAAAGCGGCGATCTCTGCGAGGGCTCTCTCTTCGTCGCCGCTCACGATGAACATCTCGACAACGTGCCCGTGCCTTTTGAGGACCGCCGAAAGGTACATGACCCCGAGATATTCGAAAGCGATGTTCTGGATGAAGGCTATTCGAGCCATGCGGGGAACACTCGTGAGTGATTCTGAAACGCCCGAGAATATTCGAAGATTAGCATTTCAGGAGCGGAAAATAAAGACAATCGGGCCGAAGCCAGGCGGCCTGAATGCGGATCCGAAAACGAAAAAAGCCGGGCGAAAATCGCCCGGCCCTCGGCTTTACATGGTGGCCAGGGAGGTAATTGAACCCCCGACACCGAAAATTCCCTTGCCGTGCAGCGAATCGCTTTCTTTAAATCTGTGAATAATTTTGTTATAAGGCAGATATGAGCGACAAAGGACTGAAACTTGTATTGCCGAAATGGGTCGCCGGTTTTGTTGAGGACCGGGAAGCGTCATATCCGGATATAGAGGACAGGATGAGGCTTGTGATCGACCTGGCAAGGAAGAATATTGAGGCGGGCACCGGAGGCCCTTTTGGAGCAGCCGTATTCGATATGCGTACTCACAGGCTGATATCCGTTGGAATCAACCAGGTAGAACTCTTGAACTGTTCAGTCCTTCACGCAGAGATAGTGGCCTTGATACTTGCCCAGGAAAAATCAAGGAATTATGACCTTGGCGCGTCTGGAATGCCTGAGTGCGAACTTGTCTCCAGCGTGGAGCCATGCGCCATGTGTTTCGGCGCAATCCCCTGGTCTGGAATAAGGAGACTTGCATACGGCGCTTCGGAAAAGGATGTCGAAGCGATAGGTTTTGACGAGGGCGATAAGGTCGACGACTGGGCCGGCTCGCTTATCCGGCGCGGCATAGACGTCCAAAAAGAGGTCTGCCGGACCGAAGCCGATAAGGTGCTGAAGGAATATAAAAGGATGGGTGGGAAGATCTATAACCCCAGGCGGGAATGAAAAGATGGATTTGATTGCCCCTATTCGCTCGTCAGATGAATGTCGCCATTATGCCTTCCCCCTCTCTTTTTATCATCATGGCTGGTTATCTTCATATAGGCGGATACCGGCTAATTTTGCGGAACGGCGCTGACGATTATCACGAATTTCCATTGTGTAAGAGGGGATGTCAGGTATATCGCTTTTTTTATGGCATTGTCGAACTCGTAGGTCACTTCTCCGGAATCGCCTGCCAGCATCTCATTCGCGGCTTTTTTGAGGGTCTCGCTTCCAAGTTCCCTGGGGTCAAGAAAGTGGCGGTCCGTCTCGCTATGAAGGGTGGTCAGGCCGTTCGGGGCCAGGGCAAAAAATGCCAGGCCTGTCCGGAGGTCAAGAACATAGGCAATCTGCTCGGAGAGCTTATCGAGAAAGATCGTCGCGCCGACAGCGCCGGTTACCTTCCCTCCCTCTTTTATGGGGACCGCAATAACTGCGGAGCGCTGGCCGGTACTTTTGCTGACAACAAGGGCGCCGATTACTGTCCGGCCCGCCATGAGGTCCGGGAAATAAGCCCTATCGCTCAGTTTCTCGTCCATGATTCCCTTGTCAACAGTGTAATAGGCCCCGTCAGGGCGGAGATACCAGATAATGAGTCCTTTCTCAGAGTTTTGATAACCGCTGAAAAGTGTTTTCATGCGCTCCCAATCTCCCGACCGCGCTTCGTTCGTTGTGGCCAGCATTTCAAGGCTCTTTTGAACAGAGCTGATTCGTAAGTCCGTGTAAGACATGAATGCGTACAGCAGGCTCTGCGCATCCCTCTCCGAAGGGGACTGGGCGAAGGAAATGCAGGGCATTATCAGTAAGTACAAAAAGACACTTGGGAAAAAGCATTTTTTAGCCATAGGTTTAACCCCCTGAGAAGAAAATATGATTTCTTTGCCCCGTTTTCGCTGCTTCAAGCTGAATTCCGGGCTGAGCGCATTATGTAAGGTGGAACCGAAAAAAACCTGTCACTTGCCGATGTCTTCGGCCCAGAGATTAGGATGGCTCTGGATAAAATCGCGCATAAGCTGGATGCAGCGCTGGTCCTGGAGGACCTGGACCCTAACGCCGTGGGCTGAAAGCCGATGCTCTTCCCCCAAAAATGACCGGTTCTCTCCAATGACAACGCTTGGAATGCCGTAGAGCAGGATGGCTCCGCTGCACATGGAGCATGGCGAAAGGGTCGTGTATAGGGTGCACGCACGGTAGAATGCGGCGGATTGGCGCCCGGCGTTCTCGAGCGCGTCCATCTCGCCATGTAGAATAACGCTGCCCTTCTGTACGCGACGATTATGACCGCGGCCGACGATGGCGCCTGAATGCACGAGTATGGAGCCGATAGGTATGCCACCCTCATTCAGGCTGCGCTCCGCCTCTTCGATCGCAACGAGAAGAAACGGATCCATTAAATATCCTCCTCAATTCTCGGTATTTTTAGCTGATTGAGCCGGGTTCTCTTTTAACAGGATACTCGCGAGCGCTGATTTAGTCCAGCGGCACGGACCGCTGAAGTGCGTTCTCACCGGAACCCCTGCTATACAAAAACCATACAATCCAAAAAGAAAAGGGGTTAGCCAATGTCAGCTAACCCCTTGATTTTGATGGTGGCCAGGGAGGGAATTGAACCCCCGACACGGGGATTTTCAGGTTTCCTCCGAGCACCACCTGTCTTTTGCTTCCGTTTGTTTTCCTTTGCTCCTGTCTACCTTTTGTGGCTTTTCAGCGGATATCCTTTCGCTCCTTTTGGGTGGTTTTTTCGTCTATCTGGTATACAAAAACTATACAATCGGAGCAAGCAGGTTTCACGCACAATGGAGTTTTACTTCAGGAACTTCGAGACAAATGGAGACGTATCGCCCCTTCTCATAAAGTGGCCTGAAGCCCCTTCGCCCAGGAACTCGGAGAACCAGGACTCATGCTCTATCTCCTCGTTAAGAATAGAGAGCGCGAGATCGTATGTACGATGGTCCTTTCCAGCGGTCAGGTTACAAATGTTCGTATAACCCCTGACAGCGCACCTTTCTGCCTCTACCAGCACCTTAAGTATCGCCTTGACATCCCTCGGGTCTGCCGGCAGCCTGGCCGGCTTGCAAGCTGAAATGTCATGGAAGTCGTTCATGCTGTCCGGCAATTTCCCCCCAAGCTCGTAGATGCGTGGAACCAGGGCTTCGAAATGGTTTCTGTCCTCTATGCGGGCAGTCTCCGCTATCTCCTTGGCCACCTCCCCTTCCATGCCGATAAGGTTCACCCTGAGGATCGTATAATAATAATAGGTCGTCAGTTCCGCAGAGGCGTTTCTTATAAGCAGGTCCAGCAACTGACCGATGTCGATCCCTGCCTTTTCCACCATATCCCTCGCGACATTTGCCATGGCGACCTCCATTTTTTCATTAA encodes the following:
- a CDS encoding nucleoside deaminase, with translation MSDKGLKLVLPKWVAGFVEDREASYPDIEDRMRLVIDLARKNIEAGTGGPFGAAVFDMRTHRLISVGINQVELLNCSVLHAEIVALILAQEKSRNYDLGASGMPECELVSSVEPCAMCFGAIPWSGIRRLAYGASEKDVEAIGFDEGDKVDDWAGSLIRRGIDVQKEVCRTEADKVLKEYKRMGGKIYNPRRE
- a CDS encoding nucleoside deaminase, whose translation is MDPFLLVAIEEAERSLNEGGIPIGSILVHSGAIVGRGHNRRVQKGSVILHGEMDALENAGRQSAAFYRACTLYTTLSPCSMCSGAILLYGIPSVVIGENRSFLGEEHRLSAHGVRVQVLQDQRCIQLMRDFIQSHPNLWAEDIGK
- the dps gene encoding DNA protection during starvation protein gives rise to the protein MANVARDMVEKAGIDIGQLLDLLIRNASAELTTYYYYTILRVNLIGMEGEVAKEIAETARIEDRNHFEALVPRIYELGGKLPDSMNDFHDISACKPARLPADPRDVKAILKVLVEAERCAVRGYTNICNLTAGKDHRTYDLALSILNEEIEHESWFSEFLGEGASGHFMRRGDTSPFVSKFLK